The Carassius gibelio isolate Cgi1373 ecotype wild population from Czech Republic chromosome B14, carGib1.2-hapl.c, whole genome shotgun sequence genome has a segment encoding these proteins:
- the LOC127971808 gene encoding transmembrane 9 superfamily member 2 isoform X1: MKPSNPCFIFLLSLTVVSSSLGFYLPGLAPVNFCESKGDAEECQTAIQLFVNRLDSVESVLPYEYDAFDFCKDTDERRPSENLGQVLFGERIETSPYKFSFKADKTCVKVCTKSYDAGSKEDKLKLDFLKKGMELNYQHHWIVDNMPVTWCYIVEGDQKVCNPGFPIGCLVNEEGKPKDACVINADFNKKNTFYVFNHVDITIVYHSGDETNGMHARLVAATLEPQSIKHSNDENPTCEGAPMDIPADFKTNLKVTYTYSVTFKQNDDIRWASRWDYILVSMPHTNIQWFSIMNSLVIVLFLSGMVAMIMLRTLHKDIARYNQIDQADWVKIPPAANVTYEDAQEDSGWKQVHGDVFRPPRMGMLLSVFLGQGTQVFIMTFITLFLACLGFLSPANRGALMTCAVVLWVLLGTPAGYVSARLYKTFGGENWKTNVLLTAFLCPGIVFVDFFLMNLILWVEGSSAAVPFGTLVAILALWFGISVPLTFMGAYFGFKKTGIEPPVRTNQIPRQIPQQSFFTKAMPGIIMGGILPFGCIFIQLFFILNSIWSHQMYYMFGFLFLVFIILVITCSEATVLLCYFHLCAEDYHWWWRSFLTSGFTAVYLFIYAVHYFFSKLQIIGAASTILYFGYTSIMVLIFFIFTGTIGFFSCFWFVNKIYSVLKVD; encoded by the exons ATGAAGCCTTCAAAtccatgttttatatttttgctgaGTTTAACAGTAGTCAGCTCAAGCTTAGGATTCTACCTTCCGGGTTTAGCACCAGTCAATTTCTGCGAGTCGAAAGGAGATGCGGAGGAATGTCAG ACTGCGATACAACTGTTTGTGAATAGACTGGACTCAGTGGAATCAGTCCTGCCTTATGAATATGATGC GTTTGATTTTTGCAAAGACACGGATGAAAGAAGGCCCTCAGAGAACCTTGGGCAGGTGTTATTTGGAGAAAGAATAGAGACGTCACCTTACAAG TTTTCATTTAAGGCTGACAAGACTTGTGTGAAGGTCTGCACCAAATCGTATGATGCAGGTTCAAAAGAAGACAAGTTAAAGTTGGACTTCCTAAAGAAAGGAATGGAGCTGAATTACCAGCACCACTG GATTGTTGACAACATGCCAGTGACGTGGTGTTACATTGTGGAGGGCGATCAGAAAGTCTGCAACCCAGGGTTTCCCATTGGATGTCTAGTGAACGAAGAAGGAAAGCCAAAGGACGCCTGTGTGATAAAT GCTGATTTCAACAAGAAGAACACTTTTTATGTTTTCAACCATGTGGACATCACCATAGTTTACCACAGTGGAGATGAAACGAATGGCATGCATGCTCGACTTGTGGCGGCAACACTGGAACCTCAGAG CATAAAGCATAGTAATGATGAAAATCCAACCTGTGAAGGAGCTCCCATGGACATACCAGCAGATTTCAAGACTAATCTCAAAGTCACGTACACTTATTCAGTTACATTTAAG cAAAATGATGATATTAGGTGGGCTTCTCGATGGGATTACATTTTGGTTTCCATGCCTCACACCAACATCCAGTGGTTCAG catcatGAACTCTTTAGTCATTGTGCTCTTCCTGTCTGGCATGGTGGCCATGATCATGCTTCGAACACTGCACAAGGATATTGCCCGGTACAACCAGATTGACCAG GCAGACTGGGTTAAGATCCCTCCAGCTGCAAACGTTACCTAT GAGGATGCCCAGGAGGATTCTGGCTGGAAGCAGGTTCATGGTGACGTGTTCAGGCCGCCCAGGATGGGCATGCTTCTGTCCGTCTTCCTCGGACAGGGCACTCAGGTCTTCATCATGACTTTCATCACCCTTT TTTTGGCCTGCCTGGGCTTCCTGTCTCCAGCCAACAGAGGGGCTCTCATGACCTGTGCAGTGGTGTTGTGGGTTCTGCTTGGTACACCTGCTGGATACGTGTCTGCCAGACTCTATAAGA CTTTCGGTGGTGAAAACTGGAAAACCAATGTTCTTCTCACCGCCTTTTTGTGTCCTGG GATTGTGTTTGTGGATTTCTTCCTGATGAATCTGATCCTGTGGGTAGAGGGCTCCTCCGCTGCGGTTCCCTTTGGTACACTGGTGGCCATCCTGGCACTGTGGTTCGGCATCTCTGTTCCTCTCACTTTTATGGGTGCATACTTCGGTTTCAAAAAAACA GGCATCGAGCCACCAGTGCGAACAAACCAGATCCCACGCCAAATTCCTCAGCAGTCCTTCTTCACCAAAGCCATGCCGGGCATCATCATGGGCGGCATCCTGCCCTTTGGCTGCATCTTCATCCAGCTCTTCTTCATCCTCAACAGCATCTG GTCTCATCAGATGTATTACATGTTTGGCTTCCTTTTCCTGGTCTTCATCATCTTGGTCATAACCTGCTCTGAGGCAACTGTTCTGCTCTGCTACTTCCATTTATGTGCAGAG GATTATCACTGGTGGTGGCGATCATTCCTGACCAGCGGTTTCACAGCAGTGTATCTGTTTATCTACGCAGTGCATTACTTCTTCTCAAAACTACAAATCATAGGGGCTGCAAGCACCATCCTCTACTTTGGCTACACCTCGATCATGGTgctcattttcttcatttttacag GTACTATAGGCTTCTTCTCCTGCTTCTGGTTTGTAAATAAAATCTACAGCGTGCTGAAGGTGGACTAA
- the LOC127971809 gene encoding probable G-protein coupled receptor 101 codes for MPTFPPLGSNSSTVPWDPGAPSLVNSMVKMVLISVIVCTSLFGNVVVLLVFQRKPQLLHVANRFVLNLLLADLLQTVFVMPFAIAATVPEVWPLDARLCQALVVLMHLFAFAGVNTIIVVSVDRYLAIIHPLSYPTRMTPHLGTNLIALTWLLSVLQSTPPLYGWGTIEFDLRHKACTVVWSSSYSYSALVSALSFWLPVVIMLCCYWMVFRAARRQNALVHPIQSNRPPDSQASCSSPQRHPQPEGPFSASYPIRTRHRRFHYHCKAARVVFVIMASYVFSMGPYSVLSTISIYSSAMVPPWLASMALILFFLQCCLHPYIYGYMHRSVRKEFLALLCGPLCGQGRISQGSGVDSCFTVTDGRMAHTHLSSQAARVCPLQTWEEGTVSSSPTERRSKDSRKETTSISLSSEKELTVHSNTNKQHEETPTGKF; via the coding sequence ATGCCCACCTTTCCACCTCTGGGCAGTAACTCCAGCACAGTGCCCTGGGACCCCGGCGCACCTTCTCTGGTGAACAGCATGGTGAAGATGGTGCTCATATCGGTGATCGTGTGCACATcgctttttggaaatgttgttGTGCTACTGGTATTCCAGCGCAAGCCGCAACTTCTCCACGTTGCCAACCGTTTCGTGCTTAACCTGCTCCTGGCCGACCTACTGCAGACGGTGTTTGTCATGCCCTTCGCCATCGCTGCCACCGTGCCTGAGGTCTGGCCGCTGGACGCCCGACTCTGCCAAGCCCTTGTGGTGCTCATGCACCTGTTTGCATTTGCTGGCGTCAACACCATCATCGTGGTATCCGTAGATCGCTATTTGGCCATCATCCACCCGCTGTCCTACCCCACACGAATGACACCTCACCTGGGTACCAACCTGATCGCTCTCACATGGCTTCTTAGTGTGCTTCAGAGCACTCCGCCGCTTTATGGATGGGGAACCATCGAATTTGATCTGCGCCACAAAGCCTGCACTGTTGTTTGGTCCTCAAGCTACTCGTATTCAGCCCTGGTGTCTGCACTTTCGTTCTGGCTGCCTGTGGTGATCATGCTTTGCTGTTATTGGATGGTATTCAGGGCGGCAAGGCGGCAGAATGCCCTCGTTCACCCTATCCAATCCAATCGCCCTCCAGATTCCCAAGCATCCTGTTCCAGCCCCCAAAGGCATCCCCAACCAGAAGGCCCCTTTTCAGCCTCTTATCCCATCAGAACCCGCCATAGACGCTTCCATTATCACTGTAAGGCTGCGCGGGTGGTGTTTGTCATCATGGCGTCCTATGTGTTCAGCATGGGCCCGTACAGTGTGCTAAGCACAATATCCATTTACTCTAGTGCAATGGTGCCACCCTGGTTGGCCTCGATGGCGCTCATTCTCTTCTTTCTGCAGTGCTGCTTACACCCCTACATCTACGGCTACATGCACCGCAGCGTACGCAAGGAGTTCCTGGCTCTGCTCTGCGGGCCACTGTGCGGGCAGGGCCGGATCAGTCAGGGCTCCGGCGTGGACAGTTGCTTCACGGTGACGGATGGACGCATGGCACACACTCATCTCTCAAGCCAGGCTGCCCGAGTGTGTCCTCTCCAAACCTGGGAGGAAGGCACCGTGTCTTCTTCCCCTACAGAGAGGAGGTCCAAAGACAGCCGTAAGGAAACCACCTCCATCAGTCTGAGCTCAGAGAAGGAGCTCACGGTACACAGCAACACCAACAAACAACATGAGGAAACACCTACAGGCAAATTCTGA
- the LOC127971808 gene encoding transmembrane 9 superfamily member 2 isoform X2 has product MKPSNPCFIFLLSLTVVSSSLGFYLPGLAPVNFCESKGDAEECQTAIQLFVNRLDSVESVLPYEYDAFDFCKDTDERRPSENLGQVLFGERIETSPYKFSFKADKTCVKVCTKSYDAGSKEDKLKLDFLKKGMELNYQHHWIVDNMPVTWCYIVEGDQKVCNPGFPIGCLVNEEGKPKDACVINADFNKKNTFYVFNHVDITIVYHSGDETNGMHARLVAATLEPQSIKHSNDENPTCEGAPMDIPADFKTNLKVTYTYSVTFKQNDDIRWASRWDYILVSMPHTNIQWFSIMNSLVIVLFLSGMVAMIMLRTLHKDIARYNQIDQEDAQEDSGWKQVHGDVFRPPRMGMLLSVFLGQGTQVFIMTFITLFLACLGFLSPANRGALMTCAVVLWVLLGTPAGYVSARLYKTFGGENWKTNVLLTAFLCPGIVFVDFFLMNLILWVEGSSAAVPFGTLVAILALWFGISVPLTFMGAYFGFKKTGIEPPVRTNQIPRQIPQQSFFTKAMPGIIMGGILPFGCIFIQLFFILNSIWSHQMYYMFGFLFLVFIILVITCSEATVLLCYFHLCAEDYHWWWRSFLTSGFTAVYLFIYAVHYFFSKLQIIGAASTILYFGYTSIMVLIFFIFTGTIGFFSCFWFVNKIYSVLKVD; this is encoded by the exons ATGAAGCCTTCAAAtccatgttttatatttttgctgaGTTTAACAGTAGTCAGCTCAAGCTTAGGATTCTACCTTCCGGGTTTAGCACCAGTCAATTTCTGCGAGTCGAAAGGAGATGCGGAGGAATGTCAG ACTGCGATACAACTGTTTGTGAATAGACTGGACTCAGTGGAATCAGTCCTGCCTTATGAATATGATGC GTTTGATTTTTGCAAAGACACGGATGAAAGAAGGCCCTCAGAGAACCTTGGGCAGGTGTTATTTGGAGAAAGAATAGAGACGTCACCTTACAAG TTTTCATTTAAGGCTGACAAGACTTGTGTGAAGGTCTGCACCAAATCGTATGATGCAGGTTCAAAAGAAGACAAGTTAAAGTTGGACTTCCTAAAGAAAGGAATGGAGCTGAATTACCAGCACCACTG GATTGTTGACAACATGCCAGTGACGTGGTGTTACATTGTGGAGGGCGATCAGAAAGTCTGCAACCCAGGGTTTCCCATTGGATGTCTAGTGAACGAAGAAGGAAAGCCAAAGGACGCCTGTGTGATAAAT GCTGATTTCAACAAGAAGAACACTTTTTATGTTTTCAACCATGTGGACATCACCATAGTTTACCACAGTGGAGATGAAACGAATGGCATGCATGCTCGACTTGTGGCGGCAACACTGGAACCTCAGAG CATAAAGCATAGTAATGATGAAAATCCAACCTGTGAAGGAGCTCCCATGGACATACCAGCAGATTTCAAGACTAATCTCAAAGTCACGTACACTTATTCAGTTACATTTAAG cAAAATGATGATATTAGGTGGGCTTCTCGATGGGATTACATTTTGGTTTCCATGCCTCACACCAACATCCAGTGGTTCAG catcatGAACTCTTTAGTCATTGTGCTCTTCCTGTCTGGCATGGTGGCCATGATCATGCTTCGAACACTGCACAAGGATATTGCCCGGTACAACCAGATTGACCAG GAGGATGCCCAGGAGGATTCTGGCTGGAAGCAGGTTCATGGTGACGTGTTCAGGCCGCCCAGGATGGGCATGCTTCTGTCCGTCTTCCTCGGACAGGGCACTCAGGTCTTCATCATGACTTTCATCACCCTTT TTTTGGCCTGCCTGGGCTTCCTGTCTCCAGCCAACAGAGGGGCTCTCATGACCTGTGCAGTGGTGTTGTGGGTTCTGCTTGGTACACCTGCTGGATACGTGTCTGCCAGACTCTATAAGA CTTTCGGTGGTGAAAACTGGAAAACCAATGTTCTTCTCACCGCCTTTTTGTGTCCTGG GATTGTGTTTGTGGATTTCTTCCTGATGAATCTGATCCTGTGGGTAGAGGGCTCCTCCGCTGCGGTTCCCTTTGGTACACTGGTGGCCATCCTGGCACTGTGGTTCGGCATCTCTGTTCCTCTCACTTTTATGGGTGCATACTTCGGTTTCAAAAAAACA GGCATCGAGCCACCAGTGCGAACAAACCAGATCCCACGCCAAATTCCTCAGCAGTCCTTCTTCACCAAAGCCATGCCGGGCATCATCATGGGCGGCATCCTGCCCTTTGGCTGCATCTTCATCCAGCTCTTCTTCATCCTCAACAGCATCTG GTCTCATCAGATGTATTACATGTTTGGCTTCCTTTTCCTGGTCTTCATCATCTTGGTCATAACCTGCTCTGAGGCAACTGTTCTGCTCTGCTACTTCCATTTATGTGCAGAG GATTATCACTGGTGGTGGCGATCATTCCTGACCAGCGGTTTCACAGCAGTGTATCTGTTTATCTACGCAGTGCATTACTTCTTCTCAAAACTACAAATCATAGGGGCTGCAAGCACCATCCTCTACTTTGGCTACACCTCGATCATGGTgctcattttcttcatttttacag GTACTATAGGCTTCTTCTCCTGCTTCTGGTTTGTAAATAAAATCTACAGCGTGCTGAAGGTGGACTAA